In Paenibacillus sp. G2S3, a single window of DNA contains:
- a CDS encoding cation diffusion facilitator family transporter, translating to MVDIYEDIRKGERGAWVSIAAYLILSTFKLVSGYLFASSALVADGVNNLTDIVASAAVLVGLKISRKPPDSDHAYGHFRAETVAALLASFIMAVVGIQVIVEAVRSFFDRAKETPQLWSAGVALVCAVAMMGVYIYNKRLAKQINSSALMAAAKDNFSDAMVSIGAAVGIVGAQFGLPWIDSAAAVVVGLIISKTAWDIFRDSTYRLTDGFDEDRLMDLRSTIARTPGVEGIKDVKARVHGNHVHVDVVVEVDANITVVEGHRISDSIEERMSKLHNIMNVQVHVEPKD from the coding sequence ATGGTTGATATTTACGAAGATATACGTAAAGGCGAGCGTGGCGCTTGGGTTAGTATAGCGGCTTACCTCATTTTATCGACATTCAAGCTGGTTAGCGGTTATCTATTCGCCTCTAGTGCATTGGTCGCGGATGGAGTCAATAATTTAACTGACATAGTAGCATCTGCAGCCGTGTTGGTTGGTCTAAAGATTTCGCGGAAGCCACCTGACTCTGACCATGCTTATGGACATTTTCGGGCAGAGACAGTAGCTGCATTGTTGGCTTCTTTTATTATGGCGGTAGTAGGTATTCAAGTGATTGTGGAGGCGGTGCGGTCCTTTTTCGATCGTGCAAAGGAAACCCCGCAGCTATGGTCTGCTGGTGTGGCTCTAGTGTGTGCAGTAGCAATGATGGGAGTATACATATACAACAAAAGGCTGGCTAAGCAGATAAATAGTAGTGCACTCATGGCAGCGGCGAAAGATAATTTTTCGGATGCTATGGTTAGTATAGGGGCTGCTGTTGGGATTGTGGGTGCTCAGTTCGGACTGCCATGGATTGATTCCGCCGCGGCAGTAGTTGTCGGACTGATTATCTCTAAGACAGCATGGGATATTTTTCGTGACTCGACCTACCGGCTTACGGATGGCTTTGATGAGGATCGGTTGATGGATCTACGTAGTACGATTGCTCGAACGCCCGGAGTAGAGGGGATAAAAGATGTGAAGGCACGGGTTCATGGAAATCATGTGCACGTGGATGTCGTAGTGGAGGTAGATGCGAATATTACAGTGGTGGAAGGTCATAGGATCAGTGATTCTATTGAAGAGAGAATGAGCAAGCTTCACAATATTATGAATGTGCAGGTGCACGTGGAACCTAAAGATTAA
- a CDS encoding SH3 domain-containing C40 family peptidase produces the protein MIKSHKQLTASLLVSAAIVAGLGVSAPGNAAAASSPSNSVMAVAAGQTAVIEASVRLRSTPSTSGEVVKYLQKGDQVQIVAQPNSYWYQVKAADGSVGYTSTDDKYISVISSSVGSPTAPSAQTGTIKYGVNLRTTPSTSGKVLRLLKKGEQVQLLAQPNSSWYQIQTSDGSIGYISSSDQYTSFAGNGGTGTVTPTPTPPAPIPPTSTPGASTQIESVISAGMSYLGTPYEFGSSRNDTSTFDCSDFIRQIFMDAANLKLPADSRQQGDWVKTNSKVVTSTSGLKRGDLLFFMDYKGNSASAYEGIDKSKARISHVAIYLGDGQILHTYSVASGGVKVDKLSASWTNRFLFGGSVIR, from the coding sequence ATGATTAAATCACATAAGCAATTAACAGCATCCTTATTGGTTTCAGCTGCAATTGTTGCAGGTTTAGGAGTATCTGCTCCTGGAAATGCAGCAGCAGCCTCAAGTCCATCAAATTCAGTTATGGCGGTAGCAGCCGGTCAAACGGCGGTCATCGAGGCAAGTGTTCGCCTTCGCAGCACACCTTCTACAAGTGGAGAAGTAGTGAAGTATTTGCAAAAGGGAGATCAAGTGCAGATTGTGGCGCAACCGAATAGCTATTGGTATCAGGTGAAAGCAGCAGATGGATCCGTAGGCTATACAAGTACAGATGATAAGTATATCAGCGTAATTTCATCTTCAGTAGGTTCACCAACAGCACCATCAGCACAAACGGGAACCATTAAGTACGGAGTCAATCTTCGAACTACTCCTTCTACAAGCGGAAAAGTACTGAGACTTCTGAAGAAGGGGGAACAAGTACAGCTTCTGGCACAGCCGAACAGCTCCTGGTATCAAATTCAAACCTCTGATGGTAGCATTGGATATATAAGCTCAAGTGATCAATATACTTCATTCGCTGGTAACGGGGGAACAGGGACGGTAACGCCAACACCTACACCACCAGCACCAATTCCACCTACTTCAACACCTGGGGCTTCCACCCAAATCGAGAGTGTAATCTCAGCAGGTATGAGCTATCTTGGGACACCTTATGAGTTTGGATCCAGCAGAAATGATACAAGCACCTTTGATTGTTCTGATTTTATCCGGCAAATTTTCATGGATGCTGCGAATCTCAAACTACCTGCTGATTCCCGTCAACAGGGAGATTGGGTGAAAACGAATAGTAAGGTGGTTACGTCTACTTCCGGTCTGAAACGTGGCGATTTATTGTTCTTTATGGATTATAAAGGAAACTCGGCTTCTGCTTATGAAGGGATCGATAAATCCAAGGCAAGAATATCGCATGTTGCTATTTATTTGGGAGATGGACAAATTCTACATACGTATTCCGTAGCTTCAGGCGGAGTAAAAGTAGATAAGTTAAGCGCTTCTTGGACGAATCGTTTCCTTTTCGGGGGATCGGTCATCCGATAA
- a CDS encoding DUF1328 family protein, which yields MLKWSAILLVVAVIAGIFGFFNLVAAAAGLAKILFFVFLVLFVVSLFTGRRGRSM from the coding sequence ATGTTAAAATGGTCCGCAATTCTACTAGTTGTAGCTGTAATCGCTGGAATCTTTGGTTTCTTCAATCTTGTAGCAGCCGCTGCAGGTCTTGCAAAGATACTATTCTTCGTCTTCTTAGTTCTGTTTGTTGTTTCCCTCTTCACGGGACGCAGAGGTAGATCGATGTAG
- a CDS encoding DUF948 domain-containing protein codes for MNMIIELSVALVAIAFAILVFFLIKTLQSAKESLDKVSQTLVEVQKTMDELTYEVKTTVRHANEITADVQNKVQKIDPVIDSVKNLGDVMNELTLTVKQVSVTVIERYRKSHELREKRKGVSIKEAPLTPAEERTINSYDAVNNEKAPGKIATVLKSVDVAATLWKKFRH; via the coding sequence ATGAATATGATCATTGAACTCAGTGTAGCTCTCGTTGCTATCGCATTCGCAATACTTGTTTTCTTTCTAATTAAGACTTTGCAGTCAGCGAAGGAATCTCTCGACAAAGTAAGCCAGACTTTGGTGGAAGTGCAGAAGACGATGGATGAGCTTACTTATGAAGTGAAAACTACAGTCAGACATGCAAATGAAATTACCGCTGATGTACAGAACAAGGTCCAAAAGATTGATCCCGTTATAGATTCTGTGAAGAATTTGGGGGATGTTATGAATGAGTTAACCTTAACCGTCAAGCAAGTATCAGTAACTGTGATTGAGAGATATCGTAAATCGCATGAACTTAGGGAGAAACGTAAGGGAGTATCTATTAAAGAAGCTCCACTGACTCCAGCCGAGGAACGTACGATTAACTCCTATGATGCTGTTAATAACGAGAAAGCACCGGGGAAAATAGCTACTGTGTTAAAAAGTGTAGATGTAGCTGCAACTCTTTGGAAAAAATTCCGTCATTAA